From the genome of uncultured Bacteroides sp.:
AGATCCTTCTGTATTAAAAGTAAATAATCAATTGTTTTATACATATTGTACAAATACAATCATCCGTAAATCAGAGGATTTGATTAACTGGACTGATGCAGGTCCTATGTTCTCAACAAAACCGTCGTTTGTTACAGATAGTGGGGCAGCTGTATGGGCACCATCTATTCAAAAAATAGGCGACAAGTATATATTGTATTATGCAATGTCTGCTATGGGAAAACCTGAAACAGCAGGTATAGGAACAGCTTATGCTGATACCCCTGAGGGTCCTTTCAATATAGACAAATCTGTTGATGGTAAAGGTAAATTATTTTCTTCTGCTGAAATTGGAATAAGAAACTCTATTGATCCTTGTTATTTTGAAGAAAACGGCCAAAAATGGTTGTTTCTTGGAAGTTTTAATGGTATTTATGCTGTAAAACTGTCAGATGATGGCATGAGAGTAGCTCCTGACCTTGCGACAGCTAAAGCCGAAAAAATACAAATTGCAGGTGATGCTTTCGAGGCATCATATATTTATAAACGAGGTGATTATTACTATTTATTTGCATCTGTTGGTGCTTGTTGCAGTTCAATGTTGAGTACTTATACAACAGTTGTTGGACGCTCTACTTCTTTGTTAGGCCCGTATGTAAATAAGAAGGGAGAAAATATGCTTGATAATAGTTATGAAATAATTATTAAGGCAAATGATCGTTTTGTAGGTCCAGGACATAATTCAGAAATTATTCAAGATAGTGAAGGTAATGACTGGATGTTATATCATAGTTATGATAGACATACCCCTAGTAAAGGACGCTATTTGATGATTGATAAAATTGTTTGGGAAGATGGCTGGCCTAGTATTGCAAATGATAGCCCATCGAGTGAGGCTGAAGCGCCTGTTTGTAATCAGGATTGATCTTAATTGAGAATATTTAATAGATGGTTTCCCTGCTATAAACTCCTTGTTTATGGTAGGGAAACTATTGAAATTTTAATAATATTCTAATAATAAAAGAATGTCGTTGGGCGATTCTCTTATGCATCAATTTCGCTAACAAGAAAGAAAGCAAATCCCGAATTGTGGTTACAATGACTATAATCATACTTTGGCCATATAAAACGAATTAGAAGATGCAATAGATGATGAATGCAATACAAAAAATTAAAGCTAAGTAAAGCAGACTGTTAAATAATTGGATAATGAGTATTGTAATATTATGATTCTTTGTTTTTTTGAACATTTCTAACCACTTTTGATAGTCTTAAATTGAATTAACCAGAAGTTTATCTATTGAAAAATGAAACAAGAATTTATTAACCGACGTGAATTTTTAAGAAATCTTGGAATTGCGGGTGCAGGAGCTGTATTAGCTGCAAGTCCTTGGTTGTCTGCTTTTTCGGAAGTAACGTTAACGGGCAAAGAAAAATGTCGTTTGGGAGTTATCGGAACTGGATCACGCGGACAGTTTCATATTGGCTTTCTATTGAAGAACTTAAAGGTAGAGATTGTTGCATTGTGCGATATTTATCGTCCGTCAATTGAAGAGGCTCATAAACTTATCCCTTCGGCTAAAGTTTATGGTGACTACCGGAAGTTATTGGAAGATAAAACAATTGATGCTGTTCTTGTGGCAACTCCCTTGAATACTCATTACAGAATTGTGATGGATGCATTTGATGCAGGTAAACATGTGCTTTGTGAGAAATGTATCGGCTATAATATCGAAGAATGCTACAATATGTATAAACGCCATAAGGAGACTGGTCTGATTTTTTTTACTGGACAACAACGTCTTTTCGACCCACGTTACATAAAGGCTATGGAGATGATTCATCGTGGCGTATTTGGAGAAATCAATTCTATCCGCACCTTTTGGAATAGAAATGGAGATTGGAGGAGACCTGTTCCCTCGCCTGAGCTGGAACACCTCATCAACTGGAGGTTGTATCGCGAATCTTCCAAAGGGTTGATGACCGAACTTGCTTGTCATCAATTACAAATAGGTAGTTGGGCTTTGCGCAAACTTCCAGAAAAAGTCATGGGGCAGGGTGCTATAACCTTTTGGAAAGACGGCAGAGAGGTTTATGATAATATTAGTTGTATATACGTCTTTGACGATGGAGTGAAAATGACATTTGACTCTGTTACTTCTAACAAATTCTATGGATTGGAAGAACAAATAATGGGTAATTTGGGAACAGTTGAGCCTGAGCGTGGCAAATATTTCTTTGAAGATGTTTCTCCTGCACCGGGATTTTTACAGATGGTAAACGACCTTGAAAATAAACTTTTTGGCTCACTTCCTTTTGCAGGAACGAGTTGGGCTCCGGAATCAGCAAACGAAAATAATGGTGAGTATATACTTGGCGAACGTCCAAATACAGATGGAACATCGCTTTTATTAGATGCTTTTGTGGAAGCTGTTATCACTCGTCGACAGCCTATTCGGATTGCAGAAGAAGGTTATTACGCCAGTGTTCTTTGCCTGCTAGGACATCAAGCTATTGAAGAAGGACGTATCCTTTCTTTTCCTGATGAATACAAGATTAATTATTTGAACCATAAACCTCAAACACAACTTGGAGTATGAAAGACACCCTTATAACTGCTCGAAGAAAGAAACATGAAATAATCACATTTCTGGTTTGCTTTTTGGTGGCCAATCTTGCCAATATTTATGCGATTATTGCTTATCATACCCCGGCTGTCGAACTGATTACTTCTATTTTGTATGTATTTATTTTTGCTGTTGCACTCTATATATTCTGGTGTTTAATACGATTGCTTAAATATGAAATAAGGATATTATTCTCAAGAAAATGAGAATGAAATGTGACTGAATGAAAAACGATACTATACAACACCTGACAAAGCCTATGAGTAACGGAAGCCAGTTACTATACTCATGGTTTACTTCTATGCACACACGTGTTGACATTCTATTGCATGGACAAAATGAAAAATATATTCAGTATGAAATTATTAATTTGATACATGACGAATTAAAGCGATTGGAACAACTTGCCAATTTCTATGATGACAGCGAACTCTCGAGAATTAATAATGAAGCAGCTAAGCACCCGGTTAAGGTCAGTCCTGAGCTCTTTAAAATTCTTTCTATCTGTTTATTTGCGCACAAACGCACATTTGGTTGTTTCGATATTGCAATCCATTCCGATAATTATGATAAGGAAACTATCCATACTATAAACTTGTCAGCTGAAGATCAAACAATTTTTTTTAGTCAGCAAGGTGTACGAATAAATCTGTCCGGTTGCCTAAAAGGGTATGCTTTAGAACGAATACGAAGTATCCTAAATAATAACGGACAGGAAAACGCTTTGATTAACTTGGGCAACAGTTCAGTTCTTGCATTAGGTAATCACCCATACGGTGAGGGCTGGAAAGTTGGTTTCGGAAATGGAATGACTTGCGGCTGCGGCGAAGATGAGGTGTGGCTATTTAATGAATGTTTAACTACCTCAGGTAATAATTCAGAAGAACGGATGCATATCATCGATCCGTGCAGCGGCAAACTAGTTGAAGGACATCGTCAGGTAGCCGTCGTTACGAATAGCGGGATGGAAGGTGAAATCTTATCTACTGCTTTGTTTGTCGTTCTTATCGATCAGAGAGAAGAGTTACTAAAGCGTTTCTCACCTCGCTGGGTTCAGCATCTTTCTGTGAATAAAAACATTTCAAGGGGAAGATATACTTATGTGTAAAAGAAATAATGTTGACCTCGAAAAACATAATATTAACTAATCAATGAAAAACTATGGTATCCAGAAGAGATTTTCTCAAGACTATGACAATGGCATCTGCCGGGCTGGCAGTAGGCTCTAACGGGTTGCTGAATGCTGCCTCGTTGAATGTAGGACAAAAGCCAAAGAT
Proteins encoded in this window:
- a CDS encoding family 43 glycosylhydrolase codes for the protein MKNKYMLLAFALMGSLMSCSESDKLVKEKFVHPYSNPLTNFSSADPSVLKVNNQLFYTYCTNTIIRKSEDLINWTDAGPMFSTKPSFVTDSGAAVWAPSIQKIGDKYILYYAMSAMGKPETAGIGTAYADTPEGPFNIDKSVDGKGKLFSSAEIGIRNSIDPCYFEENGQKWLFLGSFNGIYAVKLSDDGMRVAPDLATAKAEKIQIAGDAFEASYIYKRGDYYYLFASVGACCSSMLSTYTTVVGRSTSLLGPYVNKKGENMLDNSYEIIIKANDRFVGPGHNSEIIQDSEGNDWMLYHSYDRHTPSKGRYLMIDKIVWEDGWPSIANDSPSSEAEAPVCNQD
- a CDS encoding FAD:protein FMN transferase; translated protein: MKNDTIQHLTKPMSNGSQLLYSWFTSMHTRVDILLHGQNEKYIQYEIINLIHDELKRLEQLANFYDDSELSRINNEAAKHPVKVSPELFKILSICLFAHKRTFGCFDIAIHSDNYDKETIHTINLSAEDQTIFFSQQGVRINLSGCLKGYALERIRSILNNNGQENALINLGNSSVLALGNHPYGEGWKVGFGNGMTCGCGEDEVWLFNECLTTSGNNSEERMHIIDPCSGKLVEGHRQVAVVTNSGMEGEILSTALFVVLIDQREELLKRFSPRWVQHLSVNKNISRGRYTYV
- a CDS encoding Gfo/Idh/MocA family oxidoreductase, whose protein sequence is MKQEFINRREFLRNLGIAGAGAVLAASPWLSAFSEVTLTGKEKCRLGVIGTGSRGQFHIGFLLKNLKVEIVALCDIYRPSIEEAHKLIPSAKVYGDYRKLLEDKTIDAVLVATPLNTHYRIVMDAFDAGKHVLCEKCIGYNIEECYNMYKRHKETGLIFFTGQQRLFDPRYIKAMEMIHRGVFGEINSIRTFWNRNGDWRRPVPSPELEHLINWRLYRESSKGLMTELACHQLQIGSWALRKLPEKVMGQGAITFWKDGREVYDNISCIYVFDDGVKMTFDSVTSNKFYGLEEQIMGNLGTVEPERGKYFFEDVSPAPGFLQMVNDLENKLFGSLPFAGTSWAPESANENNGEYILGERPNTDGTSLLLDAFVEAVITRRQPIRIAEEGYYASVLCLLGHQAIEEGRILSFPDEYKINYLNHKPQTQLGV